In one window of Romboutsia hominis DNA:
- a CDS encoding MATE family efflux transporter, with translation MDNSIAKSFSFLSLIKFTIPSVVMLVFMSLYTIIDGIFVSRFVNTDALSSVNIVYPFINVVIAVGVMLATGSSAVIAKKIGEGKTEEAKKNFTLIILLGATLGILISFIGYTFLEKIIYTLGGNNRLYGYCRDYLTATLIFVPAFIINLLFQYLTITAGKPNIGLLFTLIGGFSNIILDYLFIVPMDMGISGAAYATGMGNLIPAILGIIYFSRKKASLYFVKPSLDINVILTTITNGSSEMVTNLSAGVTTMLFNIVMMKLLGSDGVAAITIVLYGEFLITSAYIGFSSGVAPIISYNYGNKNEHELKKIIKYSIIFILLSSVILFTVAILASPIIVGLFSESKSNVFNIAYNGFRLFAIGFLIMGTNIFTSAMFTAFSNGKISATISFLRTFVFIVCGITFLPKYLNVNGVWLAVPLAELLTVIISILFINKYKNIYGYCSKNKKYNKKEKELEDIKEI, from the coding sequence ATGGATAATTCAATAGCAAAAAGCTTTAGCTTTTTATCACTTATAAAATTTACTATACCATCGGTGGTAATGCTTGTATTTATGTCTTTATATACAATAATAGATGGAATATTTGTATCTAGATTTGTAAATACTGACGCATTATCATCTGTAAATATAGTATATCCATTTATAAATGTGGTAATAGCAGTTGGTGTAATGTTAGCAACTGGAAGTAGCGCGGTTATAGCTAAAAAAATTGGTGAAGGGAAAACTGAAGAAGCTAAAAAGAATTTTACATTAATAATACTTTTAGGAGCTACTTTAGGAATCTTAATATCATTTATTGGATATACATTTTTGGAAAAGATAATATATACACTTGGTGGCAATAATAGATTATATGGGTATTGTAGAGATTATCTAACAGCAACTTTAATATTTGTTCCAGCGTTTATAATTAATTTATTATTTCAATATCTTACAATAACTGCAGGGAAGCCAAATATAGGATTATTATTTACCTTAATAGGCGGATTTAGTAACATAATATTAGATTATTTATTTATAGTTCCTATGGATATGGGAATATCAGGAGCGGCATATGCAACAGGTATGGGAAATTTAATACCAGCAATACTTGGAATAATATATTTTAGCAGAAAAAAAGCTTCTTTATATTTTGTAAAGCCTAGCTTAGACATTAACGTTATATTAACTACAATAACAAATGGTTCATCTGAAATGGTTACGAATCTATCGGCAGGGGTAACTACAATGTTATTTAACATAGTTATGATGAAACTTTTAGGATCAGATGGAGTAGCCGCTATAACTATAGTTTTATATGGTGAGTTTTTAATAACATCTGCATATATAGGATTTTCATCAGGGGTTGCACCTATTATAAGCTACAATTATGGGAATAAAAATGAGCATGAGCTTAAAAAGATAATAAAGTATAGTATAATATTTATATTGTTAAGTTCTGTGATATTATTTACAGTAGCGATATTAGCATCTCCAATAATAGTAGGATTATTCTCAGAATCTAAAAGTAATGTTTTTAATATTGCTTATAATGGATTTAGGCTATTTGCTATAGGTTTTTTAATTATGGGAACTAATATATTTACTTCTGCAATGTTTACAGCTTTTTCAAATGGAAAAATATCTGCAACTATATCTTTTTTAAGAACCTTTGTATTTATAGTATGTGGAATAACTTTTTTACCTAAATATTTAAATGTAAATGGAGTGTGGTTAGCAGTCCCATTAGCAGAACTATTGACGGTAATAATATCTATATTATTTATAAATAAATATAAAAATATATATGGGTATTGTAGTAAAAATAAAAAATACAATAAGAAAGAAAAAGAATTAGAGGATATAAAGGAGATATAA
- the rbsB gene encoding ribose ABC transporter substrate-binding protein RbsB, whose amino-acid sequence MKKFLSIIITIILSSSLLVGCSSKDNGVKKIGLIVSTLNNPFFVDLKAGVEEKAKELGYEVVVLDSQNDPAKEVSNMEDISVRDVDIVLLNPVDSDSAIASVMVANNLKLPVITVDRAANGGEVISHVASDNVAGGKMAADFLIEKLGGKGNVVELEGIAGSSATRDRGKGFEDGIKNSEFKLIAKQSADFDRSKGLTVMENIIQSKDNINAVFAQNDEMALGAQKALEDANMKDVLVVGFDATDDAVESVKSGKMDATVAQQPILIGETAVEAANKVIKGEKINKYIPVELKLVKK is encoded by the coding sequence ATGAAAAAATTTCTTTCTATAATAATAACTATAATATTATCATCAAGCCTACTAGTAGGATGTAGTTCTAAAGATAATGGAGTAAAAAAGATAGGACTTATAGTATCAACATTAAACAATCCATTTTTCGTAGATCTAAAAGCTGGAGTAGAAGAAAAAGCAAAAGAATTAGGATATGAAGTAGTAGTTCTTGATTCACAAAATGACCCAGCTAAAGAAGTATCTAATATGGAAGATATAAGTGTTAGAGATGTAGATATAGTACTTTTAAACCCAGTTGATTCAGATTCAGCAATAGCATCTGTTATGGTCGCTAATAATTTAAAGTTACCAGTAATAACAGTTGACAGAGCAGCAAATGGAGGAGAAGTTATATCTCATGTTGCATCTGATAATGTTGCTGGAGGAAAAATGGCAGCAGACTTTTTAATAGAAAAACTTGGTGGAAAAGGAAATGTAGTAGAACTTGAAGGTATAGCAGGTTCTTCAGCTACAAGAGATAGAGGTAAAGGATTTGAAGATGGTATAAAAAATAGTGAGTTTAAGTTAATAGCTAAACAAAGTGCAGACTTTGATAGAAGTAAGGGACTTACTGTTATGGAAAATATTATTCAATCAAAGGATAATATAAATGCTGTATTTGCTCAAAATGATGAAATGGCTTTAGGAGCTCAAAAAGCATTAGAAGATGCTAATATGAAAGATGTATTAGTAGTTGGATTTGATGCAACAGATGATGCAGTTGAATCTGTTAAAAGTGGGAAAATGGATGCAACAGTAGCACAACAACCAATACTTATAGGAGAGACGGCTGTTGAAGCTGCCAATAAGGTTATAAAAGGTGAGAAAATAAATAAATATATACCAGTTGAATTAAAGTTAGTAAAAAAGTAA
- a CDS encoding superoxide dismutase family protein translates to MDNSCPKYDIQKIFSGYKPSKPNAYAQINGGPLASCIKGIVYLYQLEEGVYVKAYITGIPSINNQTSSFHGFHIHEVGDCSIEDKNNPFTSAKSHYNSTNTEHPMHAGDLPPILSANGIGILSVFTNRFTVDEVIGKSFILHEGYDDFTSQPAGNSGKRWACGVIHYY, encoded by the coding sequence ATGGATAATTCTTGCCCAAAATATGATATTCAAAAAATATTTTCTGGATACAAACCATCTAAACCAAATGCATATGCTCAAATAAATGGAGGACCATTAGCATCTTGTATAAAAGGAATAGTATACCTGTATCAATTAGAAGAGGGGGTATATGTAAAGGCATATATAACAGGAATACCTAGTATAAATAATCAAACTAGTTCGTTTCATGGATTTCATATCCATGAAGTAGGCGATTGTTCAATAGAAGATAAAAATAATCCATTTACTTCTGCAAAATCTCATTATAATTCAACCAACACAGAACACCCTATGCATGCAGGAGATTTACCGCCAATACTATCTGCTAATGGAATAGGGATACTTTCTGTATTTACCAATAGGTTTACTGTAGATGAAGTTATAGGAAAATCTTTTATACTTCATGAAGGATATGATGATTTTACTTCACAACCTGCAGGAAATTCAGGAAAGCGATGGGCATGTGGAGTTATTCATTATTATTAG
- the rbsC gene encoding ribose ABC transporter permease produces MSSQCIQNTKDSKLDIKNILIKYKSLVGLLLLVGIVSILSPSFLSTKNIFNILRQTSVNAIIAAGMTFVILTGGIDLSVGSILAISGAICASLLVSGQNIVIAIVISILIGAVVGFLNGFVISKGKLQPFIATLATMTILRGLTLVFTDGKPITLGSGDLAINFGKIGGGEIFSIPTPAIIMIVVFLVCAYILNSTKMGRYTYALGSNEEATKLSGLNTDKIKIWVYTISGILSALAGVIITSRLYSAQPTAGTGYELDAIAAVVLGGTSLTGGKGKITGTIIGALIIGVLSNALNILDVSSYYQMMVKGVVILIAVLLDRRSN; encoded by the coding sequence ATGTCATCACAATGTATACAAAATACGAAAGATAGTAAATTAGATATAAAAAATATATTAATAAAGTATAAAAGTTTAGTAGGATTATTATTGTTAGTAGGTATAGTTTCAATATTAAGTCCATCATTTTTAAGCACTAAAAATATTTTTAATATATTAAGACAAACATCAGTAAATGCAATAATAGCAGCTGGTATGACTTTTGTTATATTAACAGGAGGAATAGATTTATCTGTAGGTTCAATACTTGCTATAAGTGGAGCAATTTGTGCGAGTTTACTTGTATCAGGACAAAATATAGTAATAGCTATAGTAATATCTATATTAATAGGAGCTGTTGTTGGTTTTTTAAATGGATTTGTAATCTCAAAAGGAAAACTTCAACCATTTATAGCAACACTTGCAACTATGACAATACTTAGAGGTTTAACTTTAGTATTTACAGATGGAAAGCCTATAACATTAGGGAGTGGAGATTTAGCAATAAACTTTGGTAAAATAGGTGGAGGAGAAATATTCTCTATACCAACTCCAGCAATAATAATGATAGTAGTATTTTTAGTATGTGCTTATATACTAAATAGTACTAAAATGGGAAGATATACTTATGCATTAGGTTCTAATGAAGAAGCAACAAAGCTATCAGGACTTAATACAGATAAAATAAAAATATGGGTATACACAATAAGTGGTATATTATCAGCACTAGCTGGAGTTATAATAACCTCTAGATTATATTCTGCACAACCAACAGCAGGTACTGGATATGAGTTAGATGCAATAGCAGCAGTAGTACTTGGTGGAACTAGTTTAACAGGTGGAAAAGGTAAAATAACTGGAACTATAATAGGTGCATTAATAATAGGTGTATTAAGTAACGCACTTAATATATTAGATGTATCATCATATTATCAAATGATGGTAAAAGGTGTAGTTATATTAATAGCTGTACTTTTAGACAGAAGAAGTAACTAG
- the rbsD gene encoding D-ribose pyranase, whose translation MKKTKLINSEISYTISKMGHTDSLTIGDCGLPISDDVKKIDLALTHGVPSFIDTLDVVLEELCVEEIIIASEIKERNEKIYKEILKRFENVKVTEVSHEEFKMMTNNSKAFVRTGECSPYANIILKSGVVF comes from the coding sequence ATGAAAAAAACTAAACTGATAAATAGTGAAATATCATATACTATATCTAAAATGGGTCATACTGATAGTTTAACTATAGGAGATTGTGGACTTCCGATAAGTGATGATGTTAAAAAGATAGATCTAGCATTAACTCATGGAGTACCAAGTTTTATAGATACTTTAGATGTAGTACTAGAAGAATTATGTGTTGAGGAGATAATAATAGCTAGTGAAATTAAAGAAAGAAACGAAAAAATATACAAAGAAATATTAAAACGATTTGAAAATGTAAAAGTTACGGAAGTTAGTCATGAAGAATTTAAAATGATGACTAATAACAGTAAAGCTTTTGTTAGAACTGGCGAGTGCAGTCCTTATGCTAATATAATATTAAAATCAGGAGTTGTATTTTAA
- the rbsK gene encoding ribokinase, with translation MKNICVIGSLNMDLVVNVEKMPKAGQTLLGSNFKEVPGGKGANQAVAMARLNGNVTMIGKVGNDSFGETLVNSLKKDNVNTDYIQVEKGPSGVALITVDKNAQNSIVVAPGANYKLTKEDIDKNIDAIKNSDIVVVQLETPLETIKYALKKAKELGKYTILNPAPAVVLEDGIIENVDLLTPNETELEIISGKSISNEDDINECAQIMINKGVKELIVTLGSKGSLYINKETSMFKKAYKVEAIDTTAAGDSYTGALAVAISIGKDMEYAMDFASKVGALSVMKEGAQSSLPTLIEVENFRG, from the coding sequence GTGAAGAATATATGCGTTATAGGTAGTCTAAATATGGATTTAGTTGTAAATGTAGAAAAGATGCCAAAAGCAGGACAAACTTTATTAGGAAGTAATTTCAAAGAAGTTCCAGGTGGAAAAGGTGCTAACCAAGCAGTAGCTATGGCTAGATTAAATGGAAATGTAACTATGATTGGTAAAGTTGGAAATGATAGCTTTGGAGAAACTTTAGTAAACTCATTAAAAAAAGATAATGTAAATACTGATTACATACAAGTAGAAAAAGGTCCAAGTGGTGTAGCACTTATAACGGTAGATAAGAATGCACAAAACTCTATAGTAGTAGCACCAGGAGCTAATTATAAATTAACTAAAGAAGATATAGATAAAAATATAGATGCGATAAAGAATAGTGATATAGTAGTAGTTCAACTTGAAACTCCACTAGAAACTATAAAATATGCTCTTAAAAAAGCTAAGGAATTAGGTAAGTATACTATATTAAACCCAGCACCAGCAGTAGTTTTAGAAGATGGGATAATAGAAAATGTAGATTTGTTAACTCCAAATGAAACTGAACTTGAAATAATAAGTGGAAAATCAATAAGTAATGAAGATGATATAAATGAATGTGCACAAATAATGATAAACAAAGGTGTAAAAGAACTTATAGTAACTTTAGGTTCTAAGGGGAGTTTATATATAAATAAAGAAACATCAATGTTTAAAAAGGCATATAAAGTTGAAGCTATAGATACTACAGCAGCAGGTGATAGCTATACTGGAGCTTTAGCTGTGGCAATATCAATTGGCAAAGATATGGAATATGCTATGGATTTTGCTTCAAAGGTTGGAGCATTATCAGTTATGAAAGAAGGTGCTCAAAGTAGCCTACCAACATTAATAGAAGTTGAGAACTTTAGGGGGTAA
- a CDS encoding DUF3786 domain-containing protein, giving the protein MEKFNKVGNYNIPLDYAKNEFSKKDPILMAKLSNSYYDKSTSIFHVKCMDFTLYVEYPSGDIYKENGEKLDKIALEILVIRFLVNANPIPPTNKYITFKEIDGGHVYYPAFLRTSINRLTKEFGGNVEKFKSVMKNIGASKINMGDSAYKIRFLNDTYIIYILWSGDDEIESASNILFDSNIKHYFNAEDIAVIGDIPFIRIYEELDNL; this is encoded by the coding sequence ATGGAGAAATTTAATAAAGTTGGAAATTATAATATACCGTTAGACTATGCTAAAAATGAATTTAGTAAAAAAGATCCTATTCTTATGGCAAAGCTATCAAATTCATACTATGATAAAAGCACCAGTATATTTCATGTAAAGTGTATGGATTTTACTTTATATGTAGAATATCCTAGTGGAGATATATATAAAGAAAATGGAGAAAAATTAGATAAAATAGCTTTAGAAATTTTAGTAATAAGATTTTTAGTCAATGCTAATCCAATACCACCAACTAATAAATATATAACATTTAAAGAAATTGATGGAGGACATGTATATTACCCGGCATTTTTAAGAACTAGTATAAATAGATTAACTAAAGAATTTGGAGGAAATGTAGAAAAATTTAAATCTGTAATGAAAAATATTGGAGCAAGTAAAATAAATATGGGAGATAGTGCCTATAAAATTAGATTTTTAAATGATACATATATTATATATATTTTATGGAGTGGGGATGATGAAATAGAATCAGCATCTAATATATTATTTGACTCAAATATAAAGCACTATTTTAATGCAGAGGATATAGCAGTAATTGGCGATATACCATTTATAAGAATATATGAAGAATTAGATAACCTATAA
- a CDS encoding pentapeptide repeat-containing protein, protein MSVVYKIEKPKIYSDLQECSNIVELIINEESIENKIIEDTVISDIYNIRISFNSCVFKNIIFEECDLKKIDIVDCIFENCDLSNIDISDSSIYRTEFINCKLIGSRFDDSLMKNVVFKDTIGTYSNFSYAKLKNIYFKDSSFRNSVFQEIESKGLILESTDLTKSVFRGSSLDKVDLTTCNIDSLEISIKDVSGGILTPIQALELTKLMNIVVK, encoded by the coding sequence ATGTCTGTTGTGTATAAAATAGAAAAGCCAAAAATATATAGTGATCTACAAGAGTGTAGCAATATAGTAGAACTTATAATAAATGAGGAAAGTATAGAAAATAAAATAATAGAGGATACTGTAATAAGTGATATATATAATATAAGAATTAGTTTTAATTCCTGTGTTTTTAAGAATATAATATTTGAGGAATGTGATTTAAAAAAAATAGATATAGTAGATTGTATATTTGAAAACTGTGATTTATCTAATATAGATATATCAGATAGTAGTATATATAGAACAGAGTTTATAAATTGTAAATTAATAGGCAGTAGATTCGATGATTCTTTAATGAAAAATGTAGTATTTAAGGATACTATAGGGACATATTCAAATTTTTCATATGCTAAATTAAAAAATATATACTTTAAAGATTCTAGTTTTAGAAATTCAGTATTTCAGGAAATAGAAAGTAAAGGTTTAATTTTAGAATCTACAGATTTGACAAAATCAGTTTTTAGAGGAAGTTCTCTTGATAAAGTAGATTTAACTACTTGTAATATAGATAGTTTAGAAATAAGTATAAAAGATGTTTCAGGTGGAATTTTAACACCTATTCAAGCTTTAGAATTAACTAAACTTATGAATATAGTAGTAAAATAA
- the rbsA gene encoding ribose ABC transporter ATP-binding protein RbsA, whose protein sequence is MKTPILKMTNIVKEFPGVKALDGVNLELYEGKVMALMGENGAGKSTLMKILSGVYKKTKGQIYYNGKEEDIKGPKDAADKGIAIIHQELNLVNDLSIGENIFLGREPKNGLKIDFNKLHSDSQKLLQKLNVETSSKCLVKNLSIGQKQMIEIAKALSLDAKIIIMDEPTDALTDKETESLFKVINELKEEGKAIVYISHRLKEIFEICDYITVLRDGKYVGQEEIKDIDEDKMIEMMVGRKLTDQFPRIECEKGEPILEVKNLKNKFVDNVSFDVKGGEIVGISGLMGAGRTELAKTIYGHIKKESGSIYVNKKEIFNRSSKDGLKNKIAYVSEDRKGDGLILDLSIRENMTISSLNTISSLFKINKQKEKEIVNSYIDKINIKTPSQEQLIRNLSGGNQQKVAIAKALLTNPDVLILDEPTRGVDVGAKKEIYDLINDFKSKGKAVIMISSEMPEILGLSDRILVLSQGRITGEFEKEEVSQEAILKCAVETREAV, encoded by the coding sequence ATGAAAACACCTATTTTGAAAATGACAAATATAGTAAAAGAATTTCCAGGAGTTAAGGCACTAGACGGGGTTAATCTAGAGCTTTATGAAGGAAAAGTTATGGCTTTGATGGGAGAAAATGGAGCGGGAAAATCTACACTTATGAAAATATTAAGTGGTGTATATAAAAAGACAAAAGGCCAAATTTACTATAATGGAAAAGAAGAAGATATAAAAGGGCCTAAAGATGCAGCTGATAAAGGAATTGCAATAATACATCAAGAGCTTAACTTAGTAAATGATTTAAGCATAGGCGAAAATATATTTTTAGGAAGAGAACCTAAAAATGGACTTAAAATAGACTTTAATAAACTACATAGTGATAGTCAAAAGTTACTTCAAAAGTTAAATGTAGAGACTAGTTCAAAATGTCTTGTAAAAAACTTAAGCATAGGTCAAAAGCAAATGATCGAAATTGCAAAAGCTTTATCATTAGATGCAAAGATAATAATAATGGACGAGCCAACAGATGCACTAACAGATAAGGAAACTGAGAGTTTATTTAAGGTTATAAATGAGTTAAAAGAAGAAGGAAAAGCAATTGTATATATATCACATAGACTAAAAGAAATATTTGAAATATGTGATTATATAACTGTACTAAGAGATGGAAAATATGTAGGTCAAGAAGAAATAAAAGATATAGACGAAGATAAAATGATAGAGATGATGGTAGGTAGAAAGCTTACAGACCAATTCCCTAGAATTGAATGTGAAAAAGGAGAGCCTATACTAGAGGTTAAAAATCTAAAAAATAAATTTGTAGATAATGTAAGTTTTGATGTAAAAGGTGGAGAAATAGTCGGTATATCAGGACTTATGGGGGCAGGTAGAACGGAACTTGCAAAAACTATATATGGACATATAAAAAAAGAAAGTGGAAGTATATATGTAAATAAAAAAGAGATATTTAACAGAAGCTCAAAAGACGGTTTAAAAAATAAAATAGCTTATGTTAGTGAAGATAGAAAAGGGGATGGATTAATCTTAGATTTATCTATAAGAGAAAATATGACCATATCTTCATTAAATACTATATCATCTTTATTTAAAATAAATAAGCAAAAAGAAAAAGAGATAGTAAATAGCTATATAGATAAGATAAATATAAAAACACCAAGCCAAGAACAACTTATAAGAAATTTAAGTGGTGGTAATCAGCAAAAAGTAGCAATAGCAAAAGCACTACTTACAAATCCAGATGTTTTAATTCTTGATGAACCTACTAGAGGTGTTGATGTAGGAGCTAAAAAAGAGATATATGACTTAATAAATGATTTTAAGTCAAAGGGAAAAGCGGTTATAATGATATCTTCAGAAATGCCAGAAATACTTGGATTAAGTGATAGAATATTAGTACTTAGCCAAGGAAGAATAACTGGAGAGTTTGAGAAAGAAGAAGTAAGCCAAGAAGCAATATTAAAATGTGCAGTAGAAACTAGGGAGGCAGTATAG
- a CDS encoding HAD family hydrolase yields MIKLIATDMDGTLLNNNNEIHHDFIDVFEKLQEKDIIFAAASGRQYFNLLKRFEDVKDKMMFIAENGTIVVYKGEEIFINSLDRNIAKELVNIGRNIENSNVILCGKNSAYIESTDEEFIKEVEKYYEKYEVVKDVNEIEDDILKVTICDFNGAQENSNKYYDDYREDLQVSISGKIWLDITNKGANKGMAIKAFQEKMGIDFNETMVFGDYLNDLEMMEAAYHSYAMENAHDDLKKVSRFIAKSNDDNGVLEAIKLNIL; encoded by the coding sequence ATGATAAAGCTTATTGCAACAGATATGGATGGAACACTATTAAATAATAATAATGAAATACACCATGATTTTATAGATGTATTTGAAAAACTACAAGAAAAAGATATAATATTTGCAGCTGCTAGTGGAAGACAATACTTTAATTTGTTAAAAAGATTTGAAGATGTTAAAGATAAGATGATGTTTATAGCTGAGAATGGAACAATTGTAGTTTATAAGGGAGAAGAGATATTTATAAACTCATTAGATAGAAATATAGCTAAAGAATTAGTTAATATAGGAAGAAATATAGAAAATTCAAATGTAATACTTTGTGGTAAAAATTCTGCATATATAGAATCTACTGATGAAGAATTTATAAAAGAAGTAGAAAAATACTATGAAAAGTATGAAGTAGTAAAAGATGTAAATGAAATAGAAGATGATATATTAAAGGTTACTATATGTGACTTTAATGGGGCTCAAGAAAATAGCAATAAATATTACGACGACTATAGAGAGGATTTACAAGTATCTATATCTGGGAAGATATGGTTAGATATAACGAATAAAGGAGCCAATAAAGGAATGGCAATTAAAGCATTTCAAGAGAAAATGGGTATAGATTTTAATGAAACTATGGTATTTGGAGATTATCTAAATGATTTGGAGATGATGGAAGCAGCTTATCACAGTTATGCTATGGAAAATGCTCATGATGATTTAAAGAAAGTATCTAGATTTATTGCAAAAAGTAATGATGATAATGGAGTTTTAGAAGCTATAAAATTAAATATATTATAA
- a CDS encoding cupin domain-containing protein, whose translation MESNHKHLLDPQAANFNDTVVPKTPVFSGNDITCEVYYFKPNQDLAMHRHPNGEQIFFFLKGSGVMTVEEKEHNVHTGCTVFVKANEWHGIKNSDKEDMVAVQVTKVNAGAEYKDK comes from the coding sequence ATGGAATCAAATCATAAACATTTACTAGACCCACAAGCAGCAAATTTCAATGATACTGTAGTTCCTAAGACACCAGTCTTTTCTGGTAACGATATAACTTGTGAAGTTTATTATTTTAAACCAAATCAAGATTTAGCAATGCATAGACATCCAAATGGCGAGCAAATATTTTTCTTTTTAAAAGGCTCTGGAGTTATGACTGTTGAAGAAAAAGAACATAATGTTCATACTGGATGTACAGTTTTTGTAAAAGCGAATGAATGGCATGGCATTAAAAACTCTGATAAAGAGGATATGGTTGCTGTCCAAGTTACTAAAGTTAATGCTGGTGCTGAATACAAAGATAAATAA